A window of Punica granatum isolate Tunisia-2019 chromosome 8, ASM765513v2, whole genome shotgun sequence genomic DNA:
ttttgtaTAGGGGGTTAGGATTAATTTCACACTCAGTCGATTTTCCTCCACTTTGTGCTCTTGATCATTGCTCATAATGAAAGAAATCGAAGCCTCCTCTACCTGTGGATGTTTCCCTCTTGATCAGATCGATAGAGAGGGTTTTACCATGTAATTCTCGTGTGTCGATCTTATCTTCCCTTGCTCTATTTCCTTGCTGATTTGAGTTGATCCCTAGCATCTTCAGTCATCGATATCCATTTCCCCTATATTGTCCAACTGATGAGAGCGTCAAAGCTCAGAAGCTTGTGTTGCTAGTTGAATGTAACTGCGATGGATGATTTAGTCAACTAGAAGAAAACTAGAACTGTGCTGACATTTCAACGGGGATCCTGTTCAGGTTTCTTTCAAGTGCATTGCTCCGGTGAACTTGGATTCGGCTGGTTTATCTGATTACGCGGTTTTGACCTTGGGTCCTCCCTTAAATCTCAGTTGGCTAGGTTGGATCACTCTCCATACATCGGGTCTTGTGGCTACTGAAATTTCATAGTTTACCTGGTTCTTGTAGCTACTGAAAGTAGGTGCTCTCTACTTGACTAATACTTTAATCATGCTCTGCTATGTCAGTGTTTTCTCGAGGAAAGTAGGCAATTGATGCGCTTGCCACCTTGTCAGTCAGCTGCTGAGGCTGATCTTATAGTCCCCTTTAAGCTGGTGGGTTGTTGTACCATGAATTCCAAAATTATAGATATGTTGTTATTGCAATTTGTATGCTGATTTTATATTAGAGGTATAAGAAGCCAAATTGCCTCTATGTCCCTTGCAGGCAGCAATAAAGACCACAAGTGAGGAAGACAAATATTTTTCCAAGAGTATCTCTGCCGTTAGTTCCACTTGTTGACGGTTTTAATGGTTGTTATTAAGGATTGTCGTACCATAGTTGTTGAAAATTTAAACTTCGTTCTCTTTCATTTAAGTGATCAATCTTCGATCACTCTTCCATGAAAAATTTCAGAGGGAGATCTACCTGTAGTAGCTGACCTTAGTCTTCTATGTCAGTGAAGTGATGAATCTTCGATCAATTTATCCTTGTGAGTTATACTGCATGTTATTAACGATACTCTTATTCTGATTTTCTAGAATGCCTTCTTTTGGACTCCCTGTCAGCAAATACTTCCTCGGAAGCGTCCCTTGATGGATGGGATGGTATCTCTCTGGATTATTCTATTGATTGGCCAATAGGACTGTTCTTTACTCAAGAAGTGCTCTCCAAGTAAGATTCTCATAACCGGAATTTGGAACTTATTAACACCCTAGTTGTAGTTCTGCAGAAATACTCGAAATTGTTTACATTCTTTGCTGTGACAGTGAGAATGTTGTAGGTTTTCCGGTATCTGCTGCGGCATAAATGGGCACAACTGGAATTAGATAAATCATGGGCCTCTGTGATGCATGAAGAGAACAGAGCATTTGCCAAGCATAACAGTGATAATACAAACTCAACCCCTCAGCAGCATAGGCAGCACTTCAAACCTATGTGGCGGGTAAGGGAGCACATGGTTGTCCTGATCAGAAATCTTTAGTTTTATATCCAGGTTGTTAATGCCAGAGAAAGTTCTCTAATATATCATTTTCTCACTCTCTGTCATCATGTTATGCAATTGAATCTCTATTAACTGGAAATTacctaatataatattttctcacaCCGGGTGCTGTGTTAAAAGTTTGAAAACAGCTGATTGTGAGGCATGgaatttcttttccttaaataaattttcctgAAACTGCATTAATAAATGTATATGGCTTGATTGCCAAAACGTGTTCTGCAGGTTGATGTCATAGAATCCCAATGGAATGTTCTGCAAGGACGCATACAAGACTCTCATGACTTCACAGAACTTGTAGGCTTCCATCAAGAATTTCATCATGTGCAGGTACTTATCGGCTTTAATTTCACAGTCATTCTTAGATAATAGTTCTGTGTCAAGGATACTAGACAGCATAATGAAACAATGCCTCCAGTTCTGCTGGAACATTGAGAACCAAGAAAGCTTCGTGAATTCATCTGAACTGGAGCACATTGTGGAGGTAAGAAGCTCtatctttcatatatatatatatatatatattcaatctGCCTTTGTATGAGAGCAAGTGTCGCCAACGTTGGACAGTGGCTAAGGCTTTTGGGTTCTTGCTCTTGTTTCTGCACGATTCTTGCTTCAGTGCAGCCACTCGTGACTTAACTGATATATACGACATTGGGCTGGTTCACTTTGCAAAAGATGTGACAAAATCGTTCCTGGTTCTCAAAATGCTCTTTGCTACTGTATTATATACTCTTTCAGGAATTTAACAAGAAATCGAATTCCTTGTACACCATTCTCCGTAGTAGCCGACTAGCAGGGAGTCAGAGGGTCCCATTCCTGAGGCGTTTCCTTTTGCGTCTCAATTTCAATTCTTTCTTTATGGTAAAGGTTTCCTGAGAAGAGCATGATAGTGCCCCAGCTTGTTTTCTGTTTTAGTCATAATAATGTTTCGCTGAGACAACTAACTCCTTTCTGTTGTCAGGCAACCACAAGAGGTGTTCTCAATGTCGTCAGACCTCGGCCTGCTCTCCTGGTTCTAAATCCACAATAGAACAGAAAACAGAACTGATCACATCTACTATTATGTGCTCGTGTTTTACTGCCCAGGCTATCTCATGTTCTTCGTTCATCGATACCCGTTTCCTCTATCGTCCACTTGTCTCATCTGAGTGCGTCAAAGCTGTTGCTTGTTGAATATGACTGCGATGGATGATTGGGTCAACTAGTATACAAAAACTATTTTGGCATTTCAACGGTAATCCCGTTCAGGTTTCTTTCAAGTGCATAGCTCCGGTGAACTTGGAGTCGGCTGGTTCTTCTACCGAAGCAGTTTTGAGCTGAGGTCCACCTTGAACTCTCAGTTGGGTAGGTTGCATCACTCCCCATATATCGGGTCCGGCAAACTTCGTTCACTCAGGTGTTACAATAGAGGAAATCCTTGTAGAGCACGGGGCTGTTGGGTTCATTTGAGTTAATTGGGTTCGCATTTTGTAAGCTGAGGTTTTGTTTGCCTGTAAATTTGATTTGTGAGATTAATTTGTAGAGTTATGCGCAATTCATTTTGTAAACTGAGGTTATGTGCAGATCGTGCGTGCACACGTGTGTTGCATTTATGTTTCCCTTAAGCTATTGACCATGGAAAAACTGGTAGAAggtgaaatttcaaatttgtggATCTCGTATCTGTGGCACAAGTTcgaatcaattaattatagaATTATTCGAATTTAATGACCCACCAGCGATCTCTATGATCGTCTTGATGAGAAAAGCTTTTCTCGATGTCTAATGTTGGAAGTCAGTGGAGTCGAGATGTTTAGCCTTTCATTCAATGGAAAGCCGAGGTGAAGGGTGTTAACCTGCCCGGGTAACACATGCATGTCttcatttaatttgttttcatatattgaAAGAGAACTGATACGATATTTATCGGATAGACGGAGATTCCCCAACCTAATTGAGAACAACTTATTGAGCTAGACGAGCAATAACATCCAACCTTTTATGCCCTTAGAAAATGATAATGGGATTTACTGCTCGAGATGAGGTCGCTGCCAACTATTAAGAAGTTGATGACCTTGAGTGGAGAGGGATTTCAACCCCCAAAGCTCGAGTCTTCCCCTCTATTGATGCGTCAAAAAACTTTAAAAGTACCACTAAAAAAAGAGGATGCCAAATAGTGTGGTACAGTGGGAGTTCCGCCAATATTTTAGTCAAGGTTGAAAGTAACGTCTGATGTTACCGACAAACCATAAACAGTGGCGGTGGCGGCCGGTATTGGCCCCTTTGCTTGAGCCTTCCCtgttctttttaatttattaagagaAGGGAGGAACCCGTTCAATGGGAGCCCAGAGCCGGCCACCAATCCTCCAATTGAGGATGCCTACATGTTCAATGGTGCAGGCGGCCTCAATTGGATTTGGTGGTGACCTGCATTTGACCCCATTACCCGGACttttccactctctctctaaagCTTAGAGAAGGGAGAGGAAGACACGAGTAGTGGTGGATCATCGGCGGACACCATTGCTCTAGTCGGGATTGAGGACAACTATTGAAGCCGACAACAACCTTGATCATGAACCTCGCACACTTGCGCAAGGAGAGATTGGGAGTGGTGTCCCAATTTTCTTCTGCGCACTCAAGTCAGCTTGAGCATTATGTGAGAGTATAAGCGCGtaatttcttaaataaaaagaCATTTATCCTTTTATATAAGTAATTATAGATATATTTtggattttcttattttcgtttaactttttgtttttcaattttcacctataaaatttatgttatactattttaaaaataattctattaTCAAAAGAGGAGGTAGCGTAGTGACGGGCACCATCGCGTAACTAAGAGATTCTAAATTCGATATCCAGTGAGATTACTCGTACTTTTTTTATCAACTATTgagatttatatttcattgcaCTAAAACCACGGGTCTCCCttacaataaaaaatgatCATTACATTAAGGGCATGATTGTAAACTTACACAAAAATAAGAATCCACCTCCCCTCcctattctctctctctttctcccccCTAATTAATAACAATCAATGTGGCTCTTTGTTGTTGCTGTCGTCATTATTGTTCAAAGATCACctgatataattaattatacattCGGTACGCGCTAGTCACGCCCTAGTATTGCGAGTACATCGACCTCTCAAAACCACGTCATCACTTAAAGGTCCTCTATGATAGCCATTGCATcattttaattatgtaaatattatcTAGTGCaactataataaaatatttagtgAAATTTCGTTTAATACAatgaatatgaatatatgGTGTAAAATCTATACATTACCCTTATGCTATAGAAAATTTTCATGGTATTATAATATACTAGACGAGTATCCGTGGGTTGCGCCGGCGCTCCAGTCAACTAAATATCATCaagattaaatatattttttaaaaatattctttcAATGAACATCGAATTAATTATGTTGTAATATGcgatcataattttttttgttgttataTAAATAACAAAACATAATTCTACATTTGGATCTCTAATGTACCTAAAGCttatattttgtaaatattttttaaggaaattaCTATTGCAATTATTTTAAACATTCTAAAATGcctacttattttatttaattttaaatgttagaataaatatttttcaaaactttcaaatatgatataattaaaaggaaatatGAATGGCTATCCAAGAAAGAAAAGTGCAGTATTGTTGCTCATATTGATTGGATGGAGCTGTTCCACTACCATATGACTCTTTATATTAGCATTTAATATTGGGTGGTTCTATAATATGTAGTTATTGAAGGTGTAAAATCCTCCTTCATGAAGTAATGACTGGAATAAATCAATATGAGACTTTCTTACCCTTGCATGTATTAATGAACCCTAATTTCATTAGaagtaataatttaataaataatcgaTTTTTGtattaatagaaaatatgTTTAATAAGTCCAAGATAACTACATAATCAAGATAACcatataaaaaagataaattaattacaaaaatcaGTTATGTGAAAAGTGAGTAAGAATTTAGTCTTTTCCAAGCACACGCTCAATCAGATTCAATGGGAGTGAGAGGTCATAGTTACTGTTGCTCACACTGTGcgctgttttttttttttttaaatccacATGCTATGTTCGATTTCTGATTTTTCATtagatatatattgataaagATCAAGAGTGAAACATATTTTCGTATGACGTTGCAaacggcatatatatatatataaatatatacatatatgcaaaTGGTATATAAAAGTTTGGGCTATATATTCCATTGTATATGATTTATGTATTAATATAATCTACAAATTTTACTGTATATTATTGCCTTGTGTATACTATTTATATTCTATTGGGTGATATATGGatataattgatatatttcgttgataatttatataagaaTACATTCTTAGTAAAAGAATGTAAAATTTCCTCAGATTTTCATGATGACGTGGTAATACGAGAGAGTTATATTTTCTATCTTTGATGATATAGTCTCATGAGAATTTGGCTCGtgttttgttttcatatatatatatatatatatgcatatatacatatataatatattgggGAAATAAAGAGAcgaaattatgattttatattttataaataaatcaaaaaacatttatatatagaaacatataaaatataacatatttatgaaatataatatatatatatgaaacgtatatattaaattatatatatataacttcaaatatctatattacaaaaaggaaaagaagggtAGTTGGGGTAATTTTTGTTATCCCAAAAATATCCATgataaatagaataaaaaaattaataacaacTAAATATTGAATAAGTTATTAGTATATTAGTAATTCTAAATTTTGTTAAGTACCTATTCTCTCTTCCCTTAATTTTCTCCcacttcctctctctcttctctcacgttccctctctctttctcccctCACAAACAAATGCAATCttttaatctttttaattCGTTTgatcaattgaaaatttttcaattaataatattatttcaatCCCTTATTACTAAACAAGATTATtgcatttaaaaaataaaaatcatatagAAAGTTTACGTGATACCGCAGCATGGTTATGACTCTTGTATATTATAAACACTAAGAAAATCAATTCTTTTTCTAGATAACTTGAAATATTTCGTCATgctttttattaatataatatatatgactaATGGATAAAAGTGAAATTTCCCTCACTcaagaatataataattttatattctctttctgtaataatatattatacgTATATCTTTCCGAGTCAATGAATTCTTTCATTCAATAATCTATAATTGtaagcattttttttatcttctctcttcgttatttttcaatttttataagaatttgttttattcattcattcattcatttatttctttatttatttatagcaTAGCAATTTTTAAGGGGCTATTTTTTCCATTCGATTATCTATAGCTGTAAGTATTTTCTCTATctccttttttcatttttgtaagataatttatttattatttataagttATAACATAGTAGATTTTGAGGTGTGACAATCATTTACCATATGTAAAAGGAATTAGAATCTAAAAATAACACATGAACAATTAGAATGAGATTACAAGATCGTAGAATACTATATAAACACAAGGAATAATGAAATCATCAATATGATAACAAAATCACTACGTTTATAGGATTCTCTTAGtttttttcagttttcatCATAAGATTCACATCATAGAATATAATCTTTCAGTTTTTTCTTGATAGGTGATAGTTCATCT
This region includes:
- the LOC116188842 gene encoding gamma-tubulin complex component 4-like — encoded protein: MIVGDVMIVEIVGDVMIVETVYGCSVKAVWLLEFDMSGGCVVKWNANEWIFDIYGLLDISEMDMLPEYIRMHPAESVFAGKAVRVDVKESQWNVLQGHIHDSYDFTELVRFHQEYLSALISESFLDIVSMSRILGSIMKVCPQFYWNIENQECFKNSSELEHNTEVSFKCIAPVNLDSAGLSDYACFLEESRQLMRLPPCQSAAEADLIVPFKLAAIKTTSEEDKYFSKSISANAFFWTPCQQILPRKRPLMDGMVFRYLLRHKWAQLELDKSWASVMHEENRAFAKHNSDNTNSTPQQHRQHFKPMWRVDVIESQWNVLQGRIQDSHDFTELVGFHQEFHHVQFCWNIENQESFVNSSELEHIVEEFNKKSNSLYTILRSSRLAGSQRVPFLRRFLLRLNFNSFFMATTRGVLNVVRPRPALLVSFKCIAPVNLESAGSSTEAVLS